The nucleotide window AATAAAAGTGTCGTTGGGACAGCTTGAATAGGCCAGGCTGTATGTCTTGTTTGGTTTCATTCTTTTCTTATTATCAAAACAAGCACCATAAAAGCAATTTGATTTTTAATATTGACCTAACTTTACTTTTATCTCTGCCATGATTATCGTTTCTGGACATGGGATGAATCAAAACAGCAGATCAGGAGTATATAGAGTCTTATGAAAAACAGCGGTTCAATATGTGTATCACTGATTGAGACAGAAGATGCAGATGAAAGCATCTTGGGTTCAACTTCCAAGGAGCTTGACAGGATTATCGTCAAAGGAGCCAGGGAACATAACCTTAAAAACATTGATGTGGACATCCCCAAAAAAAAGATGGTGGTGTTTACCGGGGTGTCCGGGTCCGGCAAATCCAGCCTTGCATTTGACACCATTTTTGCCGAAGGTCAGCGCAGGTATGTTGAATCGCTTTCCTCCTATGCCAGACAGTTTATCGGACAGATGGAAAAACCCAAGTACGACACCATCCGGGGGCTTTCCCCCACCATTGCCATTGAACAAAAGGCGGCCAGCAAGAACCCCAGATCCACTGTGGGAACCATTACGGAAATTTACGATTACCTCAGAGTGCTGTTTGCCCGGGTCGGGACCCAGTACTGCTGTACATGCGGACAAAAGGTGGGCAGGGGCCATGCCCAGAGCATGGTGTCCCAGATCCTCTCCCTGCCCGACGCCTCAAAAATCCTGATACTTTCTCCAATTGTGGAAAACCGGAAAGGGGAACATAAAGAGCGGCTTGAAGAGCTGAAAAAACAAGGATATGCCAGGGTCAGGGTGGACGGGGTGGTGCAGGATCTTGAAAATGTCCAGACCCTTGCAAAAAATAAAAAGCACCACATAGAAGTGGTGGTGGACCGCCTCAAGGTGACCAATACCCAGGCGTTTGAGAAGCGCTTGACCGATTCGGTGGAGAACGCCCTCAAGTTGGGCAGTGGCCAGATCATTGTTCATATGCTGGGACGCGAAGACCTTAAAATGAGCGAGGCCAGATCCTGTTGCGGTATTGCATACCCGGAACTTGCTCCCCAGATTTTTTCTTTTAACTCCCCTCTTGGCATGTGCCAGGAGTGTAATGGTATTGGAACGCTTCTGTCCATGGACCCGGATAAGATTGTCCCGGACAAAAATTTGAGTATCAGACAGGGCGCAGTTATACCTTGGAAAAATTATTTTATCAAAAATCCCCGGTATGCCAATGACAATTCCTGGGGAATGAGCCAGCTTACGGCCATGGAGCAGCAATGGGGCATCAACTTTGATATTCCCTGGAAAAAACTGCCCAAAAAAGACCGTGATCTTCTTTTGTACGGTTCCAAGAACAAAGAGATGACCGTCAACTGGAATTCACACAAGATCCAGGGTGAATTCACAAGAACCCATGAAGGATTGATCCATACCCTGATCCGGCGGTACAAAACCACTCAGTCGGAAGGACAAAAAAAATATTACGCAAAGTTTATGACGGCCAGCACCTGTCCTGCCTGCCATGGTAGACGCCTGAAAGACGAGGTTCTTAATGTCCATATCCAAGGGCAGTCAATCATGGATGTGACCGCCATGACCGTTAAACAAGCTTATGAGTTTATAAACACACTGAACATGACCGGAAACAAGAGGCTGATTGCCCAGGAACTGCTCAAAGAGATCTCGGACCGGCTGGGGTTCCTGGTAAATGTAGGTCTTGATTACCTGTCCCTTGACCGGAGCGGCCCGACTTTGTCCGGTGGCGAATCCCAAAGAATCCGCCTGGCCTCCCAGGTTGGATCGGAACTGACCGGGGTTCTCTACATTCTGGATGAACCGTCCATAGGCCTTCACCAGCGGGATAATATCAAGCTTTTGCAAACCCTTCATCATCTGCGGGATATCGGTAACACTCTGATTATTGTAGAGCATGACCAGGAAACCATGGAAGAATCAGACTGGATCGTAGATATCGGCCCGGGCGCAGGACACCTTGGCGGTCAGATTGTGGCTCAGGGAACTCCGGAACAGATCCGGCGCAACCCTGCCTCCATAACAGGTCGGTTTTTAACGGGAAAAGAACGGATCAATATCCCGAAAAAAAGAAAAAGCCCTGAAGCCAGAGGCGGCAAATGGATCTCCATTGTCAAGGCAGAAGAAAATAATTTAAAACAGATAACGGCAAATATCCCCCTGGGGCTGCTTGTGGCGGTTACAGGGGTATCTGGTGCGGGAAAATCAACCTTGATCAATCAGATTTTATACCCTGCCCTGGCTGTCAAGCTGCACAATTCTCAAATGACCGTGGGCCGACATGGCAAGATCAAGGGGCTGGCCCATTTGAACAAGATTATCAATATCGACCAGAAGCCAATCGGCAGAACTCCCAGGAGCAATCCTGCAACCTATACAAAGGTGTTTGATCATATCAGGGAATTTTTTGCCCTGCTGCCCGAATCCAAGGCGCGCGGGTACAAAAAGGGACGATATTCTTTTAATGTCAAAGGCGGCCGGTGCGAAGCCTGTAAAGGCGACGGATATATCAAGGTGGAAATGCATTTTCTGGCCGATGTATTTGTTCCATGTGACGTGTGTTGCGCAAAGCGATTCAACCGGGCCACACTTGAAATTGCCTATAAGGATCATTCCATTTCAGATATTCTTGACCTGTCTGTGCTGCAGGCAAGGGATTTGTTTGCAAGTCACCCGAAAATCACAAACATACTGGATACCCTGATGGATGTGGGGCTGTCCTACATTAAGCTGGGACAGGCAGCCACCACCCTTTCCGGCGGGGAAGCCCAGAGAATCAAGCTTGCCAGGGAACTTGCCAAACGGGATACCGGGGACACTCTCTATATCCTTGACGAACCCACAACAGGCCTGCATTTCCAGGACATAAGGCTGTTATTGAAGGTTTTGTCCCGCCTGACAGTCTCGGGCAACACCGTGATCATTATTGAACACAACATGGACGTTATTAAAACTGCCGACTGGATTATTGATCTTGGGCCGGAAGGGGGCAGCAGCGGGGGAGAAATCATTGCTGAAGGTCCACCTGAAAAAATTGCACAATCCTCTAAAAGCCATACCGGCAAGTATTTGAAACAAATATTAAACAATTATAAAAGCTGAAAGAATCTCATGTCTCTTTTTAGATGGGTCATCCGCCCGTATCTGTATAGCCAGTATATGTTTCAGAAGCTTGCCCGGAAAGGCACGTTTGGTGGAGATCAGGCAATTTATGTTAAAACCGCATACAAAAATACTGGTAATGGTTTGAAAGACGGATTGTTCCGTCACCATGTCAAGCAGTTCCATGAAGCCTCCTGCTCGGTGGCATCGGTTGTGTCTGTGGTGAACACCCTTCTTGACAGACAAGGCCATTTGAACGGAACACCGTTATGCCAGCAGGATTTGCTCGAATCTGTTAGAACCGCGCACTGGAAGGAGCGGATGAGTGACAACGGTTATAACGGGCGAAGAGGGCTTCCGCTCCAGACCCTGGGCCAGGTGGTCGAAACCAGCCTCAAAGTATATGGAATTTCATATCAATCACTTGAGACGGTCCAGGCAAGTCGTGATCCAATCAAGTCAAGAAAAATCAAAGACCGTCTGCGCGCCAGGCTTGAACAGTTTGAAACAGCGGGCAATTGCCTGATCATTTCCCATTTTGACCAGGGATGCTTTGTCCGGGATCTTCACATCCCCCATATTTCACCTGTGGGCGGATTTGACCCTGAATCCGGAACCGTGACCCTCCTTGATGTTGATCCGTCCCAAGAATGTCCCTACCAGGTTTCCTTTGATCTGTTTTACAAAGGATTGTCCAGCAATTATAATCCCATCTTCAGAAGATTCGGATATGGAGAAGGCGGATATGTTTTTATCCGGGTTTAAGGCTTATTGTATGAAAATACATTTTTAATGTTTTAAAATCAAACTGTTTTCATGCTTATAGTGGCAGGATAATCAGCTATAGAGAGATATGCAAAAAGATCAACATAAAATGCACTGCTGCATATTTTCTAATCTCAATATGCGATTTTTGCGATCTTAGTAGTCTAAGATTAAAGGGTTTTTGGATGTATTATGCATTACTGCATGCATAATGCACATATGCATGAAGCATTTGTTGTTTCAAACAAATTAATTTTCACGCCATCCCTGTCTTTAAAGGTTTTAAGACTAATACAACCATTCCATTAAAAAACAATCCAAGGCATATAATTTGCTTTATTAATAAAGTTGCCATTGGAGTTGATAAGACTTTCATATCAATGCCACAGCCAGACCGCATGTTTGGCGGTTTTGCCCACAGACATAATGAAAGTCGGGGGGTTTTGTTTGCAAAATTTTTTCTATAAAAAGGAGAATTCATTTGTCTGAAGAATATCTTAACAAAAAAATTTATGTAAACGGCATTCCCCGGACCATAATCGCAGATGCAAAGGCCGGCCTTGCCGAAGTAATCCGGCAGAATCTCGGGCTTACCGGCACAAAAGTGGGCTGCAACAAAGGACAATGCGGTGCATGCAATATTATTCTTAACGGTAAACTGGTACGTTCATGTATTACCAACTGGGATAGAGTTCCAAATAATTCTGTAATTGTTACTATTGAGGGTTTAGGTGATGCAAACAAGCTGCATCCCCTTCAATGGGCTTTTGCAGTGACCGGTGCCATACAATGCGGTTTCTGTACCCCGGGTTTTATTATGAGTGCAAAAGCGCTTCTGGATAAAAATCTTGAGCCGACAAGGCAGGAAGTTCGAACATGGTTTCAAAAACACCGCAATGCTTGCCGCTGCACTGGATACAAACAGATTGTTGATGCTGTCATGGATGCTGCAAAGGTTATCAGGGGCGAGCTTGAAATGAAAGAATTTTCATCTCTTTTAGGTAAAAAAGGCGAAGTATGGGGAACCTCTTATCCAAGACCCAGTGCGGTTTATAAAGCAACCGGCACCTGGGATTTTGGCGAAGATTTCAGGAATAAACTCCCTGATGACACACTTTATGGCGCAATGGTACAATCTAAACTTTCCCATGCCGTCATAAAAAAAATCGACCTGTCAAAGGCTGAAAAAATGCCCGGAGTTTATAAGGTTGTTACGGCAAAGGATGTTAAAGGCACCAATAGAATTACAGGACAGCCGACCTTTTGCCAGGATGGATTTGACCGGCCCATATTTTGTGATGAAAAAATTTTCATGTATGGCGATGTGGTTGCCCTTGTGTGTGCCGACACTCAGAAACATGCGGATGCAGCAGCCAAAGCCGTCATACTTGAGCTTGAAGAACTGCCGGCCTACATGTCCGCCATGGATGCCATTGCAGAGGATTCCATACAAATTCATCCGGGAACCCCAAACCTCTATAATGAAAAAAGAATCGCAAAAGGCGAAGAGACCGCACCCCTCATGGAAAAAGCCGCCCATGTAGTGGAAGGGGATTATTATCTTCAGCGCCAGCCACACCTTGTTATGGAGCCTGATGTCGGATTTGGTTATATTGATGAAAAAGGGCGTCTGACCATTCAGTCAAAAAGTATATGGATCTATTTTCACCAGGCCCAGATGGCTCCGGGGCTTGGACTTGAGGCAAAGAATATCAGAATAATACAGAACAATTCAGGCGGGTCATTTGGATATAAATTAAGTATCACCTGCGAGGCAATCATCGGCGCTGCAGTACTGGCAACGGGAAAACCGGTATTCCTGGCCTATAACATGGCCCAGACCATCAGCTACACCCCCAATCGTTCCCCTTTTGACATGCACATGAAATTAGGTGCGGATAAAAATGGGAAAATCATCGCAATGGAGACAAAATATTATGTGGATCACGGCCCCTATTCTGAGTTCTCAGAGCGCCTCACACAGCGTGGAACACAGTTCATGGGTGCAAACTATGCAATTCCCAATATCCGCGGTATAGGCCATACCGTCTGCACAAACCAGACCTGGGGTTCTGCATTCAGGGCTTTTGGAGCGCCCCAGGCCTATACTGCAACTGAAATTTTAATGGATGAGATGGCAAAAAAGATCGGCATTGATCCCCTTGAGTTTCGCTATATGAATGTGATCCGTGAGGGAGATACCTTTCCTTTTGGGCAAAAACCGGATGTCTATGTTTACCCCCTTATGATAGAAACCATACGGCCAAAATATCAGGCTGCCCTTGAAAAAGCAGAACAAGAATCCACTGAAACGGTTAAAAAAGGCGTGGGCATTGCCCTTGGTGTGTTTGGCGCAACCCATGACGGACCGGATACAGCGGATATTATAATTGAGTTGACCCAAGAGGGCATCACACTTTACAACAACTGGGAAGACCATGGCCAGGGAGCTGATATTGGCGCGCTTGGAACGGCTCATGAAGCTTTACGGGAACTTGGGTTAAAACCCGAACAGATTAAACTTGTGATGAACGATACTGCCCTGGCTCCGAATGCGGGTGCAGCATCGGGAAGCAGTTCCCAGGTTGTAAAAGGCAATGCTATTTTAAACGGGTGTGAGATTCTGCTTGATGCCATGAAAAAAGAAGATGGAAGTTTCAGAACCTATGATCAGATGATTGCCGAAAAAATTCCGGTCCGATATACCGGGACATGGACAAACACCGGCGGCACCATGTGCGATGAGAACTGCCAGGGAAACCCATTTGGGGCATTGATGTACGGCCTGTTTATGCCGGAGGTGGCCGTGGATATTACAACGGGAAAAGTCAAGGTTGAAAAATTCACTTTTGTTTCAGATATCGGAAAAATAAATAACATTGCCAATGTGGAAGGACAGATGTACGGAGGCCTTGCCCAGGGCATCGGCCTTGCTCTGTCTGAAAATTTTGAAAATATTAAAAAGCACTCGTCTTTGAGTGGAGCGGGACTGCCTTATATTGAAGATATTCCAGATGACATGGAACTGATACACCTGGCCGTGCCCAGAAAACAAGGCGGGCCTTTCGGCTCCTCCGGTGTTGGTGAGCTTCCCCTTACAGCGCCCCATCCCGCAATTATAAATGCCATATATAATGCATGCGGCGTTCGCATTCGAAAACTTCCTGCATTACCTGAAAAGATACTCAAAAAATTAAAATCAATGTAAGCAAAGAAATTGTCCGGTTTTTTAATTTTCAACATTGAGTGTCGGTTTTGCGGCAATTTGCATTACCTGCCGGGTTGTAAGCATTAGAAAAATAAAGCTTATAACCCGGCAGAAATCAGGCAAACATTATATGCTGAAATTAATAATCTTGATTTTTTTGAAATTTTCAGTGTCATTGTTCTATAAGAAGGGTTAAAATAAATAATATTTTAAACACGAAGGAGATCAGACAGATGAAAAACAGTGGGCATGATAAAGGCAAAAGCAAGCAGGACTATTGAGTCTCATGAGAATTTTATAGAAAGGACATCGTATTATGGAACAACTTGACCAGATCATTAAAACACTTTCATTGACCATGGGTGCGGCCTGGGCAAGCGGGATCAATTTGTATGCTACAATTCTTGTGCTGGGCTTTCTGGGCTTAACAGACAATATTGTTTTGCCTCAAAAACTTGAAATTCTAATGAACCCCATGGTTATGAGTGCTGCAGGACTCATGTACTGTGTTGAATTTTTTGCAGACAAAGTTCCGGGTGTGGATACGGGATGGGATACGCTTCATACCTTTATCCGTATTCCTGCGGGTGTGCTTCTGGCAGCAGGTGCCGTGGGGGATGTAAACCCTGCGGTTGCCATGGCGGCAGCGATTATGGGCGGCGGCCTTGCAGCCGGCAGTCATGTGACCAAGTCAGGCACCCGTTTGCTGATCAACACCTCGCCGGAACCCTTCAGCAACTGGACCGCATCAATAGTTGAAGATGTCGCTGTTATTGCCGGTGTCTGGGCTGCGTTACAGCACCCCGTAATTTTCCTAGTGCTGCTGGCTGTTTTTATCTGTCTTGCTCTCTGGCTTCTTCCAAAAATCTGGAGCGGAATAAAAAAAATTTTTCGTTTTCTGGGATCTATTTTCAAAAAAAAAACACTTGGTACAATTTCCTCTGATGACAGAACTGCAAAAAAGTCCGGTCAGGTATAGAAGATGATTTTCAAAACAATCTGACCCAGTAAAATTATTCAAGGGTTTGTCAGTCCAGCACCTTGCGGATGGTCTTTGACAGCTCCGCCATGATGATTGGTTTCATGAGACAGGCCCTTATCCCAAGGGTTTTCGCCCTTTTTTCATCCACCAGGGCGCTGTAGCCTGTGGCGATGATAATCGGGATATCGGGACGGATCGCCATTAATTTTTCAGACAATTGAATCCCACTCATATGAGGCATCGTCATGTCGGTTATGACCAGATCAAACCCATGGGGGTTTGACTTGAAAAGCGCCAGTGCGTCAACGGGGTTATTCCTTGTTTCAGGCCTATATCCCATGTAGGTCAGCATCGCTTCAGCCATTTCCACAATAGAGGTTTCATCATCAACAAACAATACTGTTTCACTTCCCAACAAAAATTCTCCGGCGGTATTCTGTTTTGTCTCGGTTTTTTGGGCAGCCACCGGGAAAAGGAGATTGAATACTGCACCTTGGCCGGGCCTGGTGTGAACAAAAATACCGGCATTATGATTCTTAACAATGCCGTGAACGACGGCAAGGCCCAGACCGGAACCTTTGCCCACCTCCTTGGTGGTAAAATAAGGGTCAAAAATCCGGTTCATGATGTCGGGAGCGATTCCCGGACCCGTATCTTTTACGCTTATTTTGACGTGCCTGCCGTTACCCAGGCCGGGATACTTTCTGATTGAAGGGTTCTCAACGGTTTTCACATGCACCGTCAAGGTTCCGCCGGTCTGTTCCATTGCATGAAAAGCGTTGATGCACAGGTTCATCATGATCTGGTTGATCTGAGTCGGATCGGCAAGAATATTTTCATCTGCAGAATGAATATCCTGCACAATTTCAATGGTGGTTGGAATCATTACCCGCAAAAACTTGAGTGCTTCTTTAATGACTAATGCAATTTTTATGGGTCTTTTTTTTGGGTCGGTCTTACGGCTGAAGCTGAGGAGTTGCCTTACAATATTTGTTGCTCTGAGACCGGCTTTCTCGATCTGTTTAAGGTTGGAATAAGCAGGATTACTTTCCTGGGTGTTCATTAAAGCCAATTCTGTGTTTCCCATAATAATACCCAGAATATTATTAAAATCATGGGCAATGCCGCCTGTCAAAGTACCTATGGATTCCATTTTCTGCGCTTGGGCCAATTGTTTCTGAAGCAAATTCTTCTCCAATTCAGCCTTCTTACGTTCAGTAATATCCACATGGGTTCCAACCACCCGGACTGCCTGTCCGTGTTCATCAAAAATCACATTTGCTCTGGAGTGAATATAAATTTTGTGACCTTTTCTATGTTGCATTTGAAACTCTTTTTCAAATCGATCCCGTTTTTTTTCTATTACTTGTTCCAACATTTCCCAACAAGCTTTAATATCTTCCGGTTTTGTAAGCCTTTCCCATTCTGAAAGTTCATTTTTAATTTCATGCGGCTCATACCCCAGCATCCGTTTCCAACCATTGGAGTAGTAAATTTTATTTGTTATGAGATTCCAGTCATAAAGGCCGTCATTTGCAAATTGCATGGCAAGCTCAAATCTTTCCATGCTCTCTTTGAGGGCCATTTCATTATTTTTTTGATCCGTAACATCGTTATAGACCGTAACAACTTCACCGGAAGGAATTTTAAAAACATAATTCTCGTAGTAATTGGAAAATTTTTCATCCTGGTATATTTTTACCGGGTAATAGTCAGGAGTCCCTGTTTCCCAAACCCTTTTAAGGACAGAGATCAGTCCGAAATCATCAACCGTTGGCCGCAGGTCAAAAAGACTTTTGCCCATAACCTGCTCAAGGGTTTGCCCCTCTATCTCCAAGCTTTTTTTGTTAAATCCTTTTATGATATAATCTGACCCTTTTGAACCATCATTGATAACTTCGTAAATGCCACAACCGCTGGTCATGTGATCGAATAACCCACGAAAAAGTTCTTCGCTTTTGGCAAGCTCAGTCTGGTTTTCAAGCAGCTGCTGATTTTTTTTATTGATTTGATATTCCGTTTTTTTTTGTTCAGTGCGGTACAACTCCGTATATTGATGCAAGGCATCCTCTATTTTTTTATGATCAGCTTCTGCTTGTTCTAATTTCCGAATTCTATTTTCCAATTCTTCATAAGTCGGTTTTTCAGTCATGTAATATCCCTTTTTATATCGGAATGCACAATTGATTCTATGGAGTGGAATACTTGTCATGTCCCACATAATTCAAAAAAAATGGCTACAGACATAAAGCGGGACAGTTTGAACCGGTTAATGAGAATCTCCCGGAACGTAAGCCTAAGAAACAGGGTTTTCCAGAAGAGGCTTCTTCTACGGAGTATCCCGGCTTAAGTTTGTAGCCTAAAAGCTATAATGCTTTTAATATTCTATTTAATTGTGATAAAAATCAACTTACAATAGATTATAGTATAAATCAAATTTTAGAGATAAAATTCAACGATATGAGTCGCAATCCATAGCCCAATACAATCAAAACATTCAAGGCGTTACAGCCCGAAACAAATCCTGCAATCTCTGTTCATTCCTCCCAACAAAAGACTGAAGGGTTAAACCCGGGTTTTGACCTTATGCTGATCATCCACCCAAGGATACAGATGGATATTGCTTCTCCCACAATATTTTGATACCCATCTATAATGAATAAACCATGTGCAAAAGGAAGATAAAAAGAAGATAAATGAAAAAATGGTATTTAATATCGGCAGTGTGCCTGCTGGGCCTTGGAATAATTTTTTATGATCATTTTTTAAAATTCAATACAGTTGTAGAAGAAAAGTTCCAGGGCCGGTTATGGGAACTGCCGGCCCGGGTTTATGCCCGCCCCCTGGAACTATACCCGGGCATGCGTCTGGCCCCGGATCTGTTTGAAAAAGAGTTGAACCTCATGGGGTATCAAAATACTGGGAATATGAGTGGATTGGATGCCCCTGGCAAATATGTCCGCACAGCAAACAGGTTTGAACTTTTTTGCCGGCCGTTTAATTTTGGTGATGAACAAATGCCGGAGCGCAGGTTTTATATTAAAATTGAAAATAACCGGGTGGTGAACCTGCAAACTTCCCCGGACCGGACCGACAAAACAATGGAGCGCCTGGACCCGGTCATTGTCGGCGGATTTTATCCGTCATCCATGGAAGACCGCATCCTGGTGACACTTGACCAGACCCCGCCATTACTGGGGAATGCCATCATTTGTGTCGAAGACAAGACCTTTTACTCCCACTATGGAATTGATCCCAAATCAATTTTCAGGGCCATGCTGATCAATTTAAAAAACAGGCGCATGTCCCAGGGTGCCAGCACCATTACCCAGCAACTGGCCAGGAATTTCTTTTTAACCAAAGAAAAAACCTTGATCCGCAAGTTCAATGAGATGATCATGGCTGCCGCACTGGAGCTTAATTACAGTAAAGCCGATATTCTGGAAGCATACATAAACGAGGTCTACCTTGGTCAGGACGGCAACCGGGCCATTCACGGATTCGGGCTGGCCGCTTATTTTTATTTTGGAAAATCCCTGACGGATCTGAGGCCCCATGAAATAGCTTTGCTGGTCGGCATGCTGAAGGGGCCTTCGGTTTATAACCCCAGACGATATCCTGACCGGGCCATGGACCGGCGCAATCTTATTCTGGAGATGATGGAAAAACAGGGACTTGTCTCACAAGCACTGTTAAAAAAATTCCTGGCAGCCCCCCTGGATATTATTGAAAATCCTGTCAGGGGGCATTCCCCGTTTCCGTTTTACCTGGATCTGGTCAAGCGTCAGTTGCTTCAAGAATACAAGGAGGCCGACCTTAAAACCATGGGCATAAGGATTTTCACCACCCTGGATCCCCAGGTTCAACTGGCGGCAGAACACAGCGTGACTGATTTTTTAAAGCAGGCCCCGGCCGGACTGGAAGCCGGTGTCGTGGTCACTGCCAGGGCAAGCAACGAGGTACAGGCCCTGGTGGGAGGGAAAGACTTCAGATACAAGGGTTTTAACCGTGCCCTGGATGCAAAACGACCCATCGGCTCCCTGGTAAAGCCAGCGGTCTTCCTGACGGCACTGGAACGTCCCTCCACCTATACACTGGTCACTCCGGTCGATGACAACCCTGTCAGGGTTCCTAACCCGGACGGCAGTTACTGGAGCCCTGAAAATTTTGATAAAACACACCATGGACAGGTGAAGCTGTACCAGGCCCTGGTTCATTCCTTTAATGTCCCGACCGTCAGGCTCGGCATGAATCTGGGAGTTGAATCCGTTTTAGACACGCTTGAAAAGATGGGACTTGATCATAAGCCGGCTGCCTTTCCTTCGGTTCTTCTGGGCAGCCTTGAAATGTCACCGCTCCAGGTGGCCCAAACCTACCAGACCCTTGCATCCGGCGGTTTTTTTACACCGATCAAATGCATCCGTTCTATTTACAGACCGGACGGTCAGGTACTTCAACGGTATCCGCTGACCATTGAACAGCGTCTTGATCCGGGAGCCGTTTTTTTATTAAACAAAATGCTTCAGGCTGTAGTAAAGGAAGGCACCGGCAAATCACTGAAAAAATGGGTGTCCGATGATCTGGGCATAGCCGGAAAAACCGGCACCACAAATGATCTTAAGGACAGCTGGTTTGCCGGTTTTTCCGGCAACCGGCTGGCGGTCGTGTGGATCGGCCGGGATGATAACCGTTCTGCAGGGCTTACCGGCTCATCCGGGGCTTTGCAGATTTTCGGGCGTCTCATGAGCCGGATTCCAAATGCCCCTCTGGATCTGCAGGCACCTGGAAATGTTGAGTGGGCTGTCATTGATGCCCAAACAGGTTATCTAACCCAAAAGACCTGCCCCGATGCAATGGCGGTTCCCTTTCTCAAAGGATCAACGCCAACCCGTTTGCATTCCTGCACTTCAAAAGCAAAAACCCGATATAATGATCAAGAAACAAAAAAAAAGCCAAACATTTTGATGGACTGGCTGAAAGAGATTTTCAAATGAAGCAGATGCCGTATTTTCAATGGATACTTTGTATTTTTACCACCCTTTTTATGATTTCCTGTTCACAACACCGGGCCTTAGAACCGCCCTCAAACCTTCCTGCTGAAAATTTACCTCAAATCGGAACCCGGCAGCCCGCTTCTCCCCGGAACACCCCCCGGCCAGCAATTCTTTCAAAAATAATTCATACGGCTGAAAATCAACTTAGATCTAATAAACCCGAGGCTGCGTTTCATACTCTGGAGCGCTCCCTTGATATTGACGGCCAGGACCCTCTCATCTGGCATCTTATGGCCAAAGCCCAACAGATGCAGAACAATTTTCAACAGGCAAAATATTTTGCTGAAAAATCCAATGCCATGGCCGCACGCACGCCATCCCTTCAAAAGAAGAACTGGCGAATCATAGGCGATGTACTGAAAAAACAGGGCCGGATGCAGGAAGCCGAAGAGGCCTATGAAAATGCACGGTAAATTATATGAGGACACACCTGCCCGCAGTTTTTGCTGTTTACATGCAGCGAGTTCAGACCTTGTCAAACCGTTCAACCGGCTAATTCAAGGTGAGCGCCCTGAACGGTCAATGGGTATCAGTATTTAACAATCCATCAACGAATTCGCTGTGGTTGGGGGCGACGATTATTTGTTACCGACAATTGCCGGTGTCAATTAAAAACATTTTGTATTTTATAATACTTATGATAATATCACATAATCTGAAAATTATTCCTAC belongs to Desulfobacula toluolica Tol2 and includes:
- the uvrA gene encoding excinuclease ABC subunit UvrA, encoding MKNSGSICVSLIETEDADESILGSTSKELDRIIVKGAREHNLKNIDVDIPKKKMVVFTGVSGSGKSSLAFDTIFAEGQRRYVESLSSYARQFIGQMEKPKYDTIRGLSPTIAIEQKAASKNPRSTVGTITEIYDYLRVLFARVGTQYCCTCGQKVGRGHAQSMVSQILSLPDASKILILSPIVENRKGEHKERLEELKKQGYARVRVDGVVQDLENVQTLAKNKKHHIEVVVDRLKVTNTQAFEKRLTDSVENALKLGSGQIIVHMLGREDLKMSEARSCCGIAYPELAPQIFSFNSPLGMCQECNGIGTLLSMDPDKIVPDKNLSIRQGAVIPWKNYFIKNPRYANDNSWGMSQLTAMEQQWGINFDIPWKKLPKKDRDLLLYGSKNKEMTVNWNSHKIQGEFTRTHEGLIHTLIRRYKTTQSEGQKKYYAKFMTASTCPACHGRRLKDEVLNVHIQGQSIMDVTAMTVKQAYEFINTLNMTGNKRLIAQELLKEISDRLGFLVNVGLDYLSLDRSGPTLSGGESQRIRLASQVGSELTGVLYILDEPSIGLHQRDNIKLLQTLHHLRDIGNTLIIVEHDQETMEESDWIVDIGPGAGHLGGQIVAQGTPEQIRRNPASITGRFLTGKERINIPKKRKSPEARGGKWISIVKAEENNLKQITANIPLGLLVAVTGVSGAGKSTLINQILYPALAVKLHNSQMTVGRHGKIKGLAHLNKIINIDQKPIGRTPRSNPATYTKVFDHIREFFALLPESKARGYKKGRYSFNVKGGRCEACKGDGYIKVEMHFLADVFVPCDVCCAKRFNRATLEIAYKDHSISDILDLSVLQARDLFASHPKITNILDTLMDVGLSYIKLGQAATTLSGGEAQRIKLARELAKRDTGDTLYILDEPTTGLHFQDIRLLLKVLSRLTVSGNTVIIIEHNMDVIKTADWIIDLGPEGGSSGGEIIAEGPPEKIAQSSKSHTGKYLKQILNNYKS
- a CDS encoding phytochelatin synthase family protein, whose amino-acid sequence is MSLFRWVIRPYLYSQYMFQKLARKGTFGGDQAIYVKTAYKNTGNGLKDGLFRHHVKQFHEASCSVASVVSVVNTLLDRQGHLNGTPLCQQDLLESVRTAHWKERMSDNGYNGRRGLPLQTLGQVVETSLKVYGISYQSLETVQASRDPIKSRKIKDRLRARLEQFETAGNCLIISHFDQGCFVRDLHIPHISPVGGFDPESGTVTLLDVDPSQECPYQVSFDLFYKGLSSNYNPIFRRFGYGEGGYVFIRV
- a CDS encoding molybdopterin-dependent aldehyde oxidoreductase, which codes for MSEEYLNKKIYVNGIPRTIIADAKAGLAEVIRQNLGLTGTKVGCNKGQCGACNIILNGKLVRSCITNWDRVPNNSVIVTIEGLGDANKLHPLQWAFAVTGAIQCGFCTPGFIMSAKALLDKNLEPTRQEVRTWFQKHRNACRCTGYKQIVDAVMDAAKVIRGELEMKEFSSLLGKKGEVWGTSYPRPSAVYKATGTWDFGEDFRNKLPDDTLYGAMVQSKLSHAVIKKIDLSKAEKMPGVYKVVTAKDVKGTNRITGQPTFCQDGFDRPIFCDEKIFMYGDVVALVCADTQKHADAAAKAVILELEELPAYMSAMDAIAEDSIQIHPGTPNLYNEKRIAKGEETAPLMEKAAHVVEGDYYLQRQPHLVMEPDVGFGYIDEKGRLTIQSKSIWIYFHQAQMAPGLGLEAKNIRIIQNNSGGSFGYKLSITCEAIIGAAVLATGKPVFLAYNMAQTISYTPNRSPFDMHMKLGADKNGKIIAMETKYYVDHGPYSEFSERLTQRGTQFMGANYAIPNIRGIGHTVCTNQTWGSAFRAFGAPQAYTATEILMDEMAKKIGIDPLEFRYMNVIREGDTFPFGQKPDVYVYPLMIETIRPKYQAALEKAEQESTETVKKGVGIALGVFGATHDGPDTADIIIELTQEGITLYNNWEDHGQGADIGALGTAHEALRELGLKPEQIKLVMNDTALAPNAGAASGSSSQVVKGNAILNGCEILLDAMKKEDGSFRTYDQMIAEKIPVRYTGTWTNTGGTMCDENCQGNPFGALMYGLFMPEVAVDITTGKVKVEKFTFVSDIGKINNIANVEGQMYGGLAQGIGLALSENFENIKKHSSLSGAGLPYIEDIPDDMELIHLAVPRKQGGPFGSSGVGELPLTAPHPAIINAIYNACGVRIRKLPALPEKILKKLKSM